A stretch of Caenorhabditis elegans chromosome IV DNA encodes these proteins:
- the F28F9.3 gene encoding Neuropeptide-Like Protein (Confirmed by transcript evidence), giving the protein MQEGWRDINQRISVISRMLARLIALLIVLVAFATAWTVDGVEDHLPEHQYSRGHEANFFRQRLLSAFRSIDPQVSESTLNRFTRFVREENE; this is encoded by the exons ATGCAGGAGGGATGGCGGGACATAAATCAGAG GATTTCGGTAATCTCGAGAATGCTTGCTCGACTAATCGCTTTGCTCATTGTGCTCGTCGCATTTGCGACCGCGTGGACTGTGGACG GCGTCGAGGATCATCTGCCCGAGCACCAATACTCCCGTGGTCACGAGGCGAACTTCTTCCGCCAGCGGCTTCTCTCAGCGTTCAG AAGCATCGACCCCCAGGTCTCGGAGAGCACATTGAACCGATTCACAAGATTTGTCCGCGAGGAGAACGAGTAA
- the cal-3 gene encoding EF-hand domain-containing protein (Confirmed by transcript evidence), producing the protein MSNIFVSDRKIELSAKCFRVSSTKGHKGQQIHHPTVPETIKFNITHGFPKLPKSFWLSFEATMSRNTKVIMSIMRTRTLQEVFEESKLVISQLTEEEIHEFKEAFLLFDKDGNGTISIKELGVAMRALGQNPTEQQMMEIIHDVDLDGNGQVEFPEFCVMMKRIMKETDSEMIREAFKIFDRDGNGVITANEFKLFMINMGMCFDEVEVEEMMNEVDCDGNGEIDYEEFVKIFS; encoded by the exons ATGTCAAATATTTTCGTGTCGGATCGAAAAATCGAGCTGTCGGCGAAATGTTTTCGTGTTAGCTCGACGAAAGGTCACAAGGGTCAACAGATACATCACCCAACCGTGCCGGAGactataaaatttaatataactCATGGATTCCCGAAGCTTCCCAAGAGCTTTTGGCTTTCGTTTGAGGCAACAATGTCCAGGAATACA AAAGTAATCATGTCGATTATGCGTACCAGGACCCTACAGGAGGTGTTTGAGGAGTCTAAGCTTGTGATTTCTCAGCTCACAGAGGAAGAAATTCACGAGTTCAAAGAAGCATTTTTGCTCTTTGATAAG gaCGGAAATGGAACAATTTCGATTAAAGAGTTGGGTGTCGCAATGAGAGCTTTGGGGCAGAATCCTACGGAACAG caaatgatGGAAATCATACACGACGTGGATCTCGACGGCAACGGGCAAGTCGAGTTCCCAGAATTTTGCGTTATGATGAAAAG aatAATGAAAGAAACAGACTCTGAAATGATCCGAGAGgcgttcaaaattttcgatcgAGACGGGAATGGTGTCATCACAGCCAATGAGTTTAAGCTTTTCATG ATCAACATGGGAATGTGTTTCGACGAAGTTGAAGTCGAGGAAATGATGAATGAAGTGGATTGTGATG gaaacgGAGAAATCGACTACGAGGagtttgtcaaaattttcagctaa
- the cal-3 gene encoding EF-hand domain-containing protein (Confirmed by transcript evidence), producing the protein MSIMRTRTLQEVFEESKLVISQLTEEEIHEFKEAFLLFDKDGNGTISIKELGVAMRALGQNPTEQQMMEIIHDVDLDGNGQVEFPEFCVMMKRIMKETDSEMIREAFKIFDRDGNGVITANEFKLFMINMGMCFDEVEVEEMMNEVDCDGNGEIDYEEFVKIFS; encoded by the exons ATGTCGATTATGCGTACCAGGACCCTACAGGAGGTGTTTGAGGAGTCTAAGCTTGTGATTTCTCAGCTCACAGAGGAAGAAATTCACGAGTTCAAAGAAGCATTTTTGCTCTTTGATAAG gaCGGAAATGGAACAATTTCGATTAAAGAGTTGGGTGTCGCAATGAGAGCTTTGGGGCAGAATCCTACGGAACAG caaatgatGGAAATCATACACGACGTGGATCTCGACGGCAACGGGCAAGTCGAGTTCCCAGAATTTTGCGTTATGATGAAAAG aatAATGAAAGAAACAGACTCTGAAATGATCCGAGAGgcgttcaaaattttcgatcgAGACGGGAATGGTGTCATCACAGCCAATGAGTTTAAGCTTTTCATG ATCAACATGGGAATGTGTTTCGACGAAGTTGAAGTCGAGGAAATGATGAATGAAGTGGATTGTGATG gaaacgGAGAAATCGACTACGAGGagtttgtcaaaattttcagctaa
- the F28F9.2 gene encoding uncharacterized protein (Confirmed by transcript evidence) codes for MSIDNDDATVCIINSTMPMYQPNIFLCSPGSSCCTRRGIIACCQNDVSFSQVLKQSLPFLVLWLIIFGIATLVHLFFEDDETGKSINKEKPLNGKMELLLPIENDYTVEDPVFGKLYEHQVPKMATIPKKRR; via the exons atgtCTATTGACAATGATGATGCGACGGTGTGCATTATCAACAGCACAATGCCCATGTACCAG ccaaacatttttctgtgcTCGCCGGGCTCTTCGTGCTGCACTCGTCGGGGAATTATCGCTTGCTGTCAGAATGATGTGTCGTTTAGTCAGGT GTTGAAGCAGTCTCTACCGTTTCTCGTCTTGTGGCTcatcatttttggaattgccACATTGGTACACTTGTTCTTTGAAGACGATGAAACTGGAAAGTCGATTAATAAGGAGAAGCCGTTGAACGGAAAAATGGA ACTGCTTCTCCCAATCGAAAACGACTACACAGTGGAGGATCCAGTGTTTGGCAAGCTCTACGAGCACCAAGTACCCAAGATGGCAACAATTCCAAAGAAGAGACGCTAG